One Aerosakkonema funiforme FACHB-1375 DNA segment encodes these proteins:
- a CDS encoding class I SAM-dependent methyltransferase gives MINASDRVNAFKEFEYEGWQKSVEKYHSSFGNLTKQTIAPLLDAVDAGGGKKLLDIASGPGYVAAAAFQRGWQVTGVDFAEAMVAKAKELHPQIEFQQGDAESLAFADSQFEAAVMNFGILHLAQPEKALSEAFRVIRSGGKFAFAVWEKPEHCVAFQIMLPAIETYGDAKVALPEGPPFFRFSDRDRCIDSLQTVGFKNVAVQTVPMQWELADGNELFDAFYEGTARTGGLLRVQDSKSLENIRAAVNQTTLNYITNNKLLLPMAALVASGEKP, from the coding sequence ATGATAAACGCTAGCGATCGCGTCAATGCTTTTAAAGAATTTGAATATGAGGGATGGCAGAAATCAGTAGAAAAATATCATTCTTCTTTTGGCAATCTCACCAAACAAACCATCGCTCCTCTGCTCGATGCTGTCGATGCTGGTGGGGGTAAGAAATTGCTCGATATTGCCAGTGGCCCTGGCTACGTAGCGGCGGCAGCATTTCAAAGAGGATGGCAAGTAACTGGGGTCGATTTTGCAGAAGCGATGGTGGCGAAAGCAAAAGAACTACATCCCCAAATCGAATTTCAACAAGGCGATGCGGAATCTTTAGCTTTTGCAGACTCTCAATTTGAAGCGGCGGTGATGAATTTTGGCATCTTGCATTTAGCGCAGCCAGAAAAAGCGCTGAGCGAAGCATTTCGGGTTATTCGCAGCGGCGGAAAATTTGCCTTTGCTGTCTGGGAAAAGCCAGAACATTGCGTCGCATTCCAAATCATGCTGCCAGCGATCGAAACTTATGGCGATGCCAAAGTTGCGCTCCCAGAAGGGCCACCCTTTTTCCGATTTAGCGATCGCGATCGGTGCATCGATTCATTACAAACTGTAGGCTTTAAAAATGTTGCCGTGCAGACAGTTCCCATGCAGTGGGAACTAGCCGATGGCAACGAACTTTTTGATGCTTTTTATGAAGGCACGGCTAGAACGGGCGGTTTGCTGAGAGTTCAAGATAGTAAATCTCTGGAAAATATCCGCGCCGCCGTCAATCAAACAACCTTAAACTACATCACAAACAACAAATTACTTTTGCCAATGGCGGCGCTAGTGGCATCCGGAGAAAAGCCGTAA